From Lolium perenne isolate Kyuss_39 chromosome 5, Kyuss_2.0, whole genome shotgun sequence, a single genomic window includes:
- the LOC127301128 gene encoding F-box/LRR-repeat protein 14-like: protein MEDLPEALVTEIVKKITRTSDLNSLSLVSKQLYEIEGSQRGAIRVGSGLCTATEALKSLCARFPNLSKVEIDYSGWIPGHRKQLDNKGLSVFSSHCSSLIDLTLSFCSYIDDSGLGWLAHCKTLVSLRLNNAPLVTSFGLYSVAVGCTSLCALHLIDCEEIDSVEWLEYLGRDGSLEELVVKNCEGINHHELLKFGAGWMKLQKFEFEGKIRISDIFPSDVYDPSYDAHSTAIYDFCCESLKDLRLAHIKTWPEIGLRVVLGKCKALENLCLEYVNALNDNDMIALSRGCSNLKSISLWLNLQRYHNEATTSFTDITLYALALNCRKLQILDLKFVGCSPDWPSEIGFTQKGFLVLIQSCPIRVLVLHSANFFDDDGMKALSSSPNLETLELIRCEAVTDAGMRFIAHTPCLSNLTLRACHEVTDVGVAELGHAHKLESLVIECCRGVSLQAVQGVAKSVHYSSEAASDALSKLF, encoded by the coding sequence atggaggacctaccggaggctctGGTGACAGAGATTGTCAAGAAGATCACCAGGACAAGCGATTTGAATTCTCTTTCCCTTGTGTCAAAGCAACTCTACGAGATAGAGGGGAGTCAAAGGGGTGCTATCCGTGTTGGTTCTGGTCTTTGCACTGCTACAGAGGCACTAAAATCATTGTGTGCCCGGTTCCCAAATTTGTCGAAAGTGGAAATCGATTACTCTGGTTGGATACCTGGACATAGAAAGCAGTTGGACAACAAAGGCCTTTCTGTGTTTTCATCTCACTGTTCCTCGCTGATTGACCTCACCTTAAGCTTCTGCTCATATATCGATGACTCTGGGCTTGGTTGGTTAGCTCATTGCAAGACATTGGTGTCTCTGAGGCTAAACAATGCACCACTAGTAACTTCATTTGGGCTTTACTCCGTTGCAGTTGGTTGCACGAGTTTATGTGCTCTCCACCTTATTGATTGTGAGGAAATCGACAGTGTAGAGTGGCTGGAATACCTTGGTAGGGATGGTTCGTTGGAAGAGCTTGTAGTGAAGAATTGTGAAGGAATCAATCATCATGAGCTCCTAAAGTTTGGTGCAGGATGGATGAAGCTCCAGAAGTTTGAGTTTGAGGGGAAAATAAGAATATCTGATATTTTTCCAAGTGATGTCTATGACCCCTCGTATGATGCTCACAGCACGGCTATATATGACTTCTGCTGTGAGAGTTTGAAGGACTTAAGGTTGGCGCATATTAAAACTTGGCCAGAAATAGGACTTCGTGTTGTCCTAGGGAAGTGTAAAGCATTGGAGAACCTTTGCCTTGAGTATGTTAATGCCCTAAATGACAATGACATGATTGCATTATCCCGGGGCTGCAGCAACCTTAAAAGCATCTCACTTTGGCTCAACCTTCAGCGGTACCATAATGAAGCCACGACGTCATTTACTGATATCACCCTTTATGCTCTAGCCCTAAACTGTCGTAAGCTTCAGATCTTAGACCTCAAATTTGTAGGATGTTCTCCTGACTGGCCATCAGAAATTGGATTCACACAAAAGGGTTTTCTGGTGCTCATTCAGTCCTGCCCGATTCGAGTTCTTGTGCTACATAGTGCCAATTTCTTTGATGACGATGGGATGAAGGCCCTCTCATCCTCACCAAATCTGGAGACTCTTGAGCTTATACGTTGTGAAGCAGTAACTGATGCTGGGATGCGCTTCATTGCGCACACCCCATGCTTGAGTAATCTCACACTTCGGGCGTGTCATGAGGTAACTGATGTTGGAGTGGCTGAACTGGGACATGCACATAAGTTAGAGTCTTTGGTCATTGAGTGTTGTCGTGGAGTCTCTCTGCAAGCTGTGCAGGGTGTTGCCAAATCAGTTCACTACTCCAGCGAGGCGGCTTCAGATGCCCTTAGCAAATTGTTTTGA